In Candidatus Eremiobacterota bacterium, a genomic segment contains:
- a CDS encoding ABC transporter ATP-binding protein produces the protein MKVIELEGVWKKFRRYAREHRTLKETLIRGTRGICGEFWVLEDINFSVDEGECWGVMGANGAGKTTLFRLIARILQPTRGKISTSGRISAILDLGVGFHPDFTGRENIFTYGAILGVPSRELRARLDEIVAFSGLEDFLEEPLRSYSSGMAARLAFSVAVHAGPSIILLDEILTVGDRGFQRRCLEKLKALKSEGKTILIISHSPELLAEICPRSLLIEGHRLSARGETAEIARQYCEITRSEKGADDERAC, from the coding sequence ATGAAAGTAATCGAGCTTGAAGGAGTCTGGAAAAAATTCAGGAGGTACGCGAGAGAACACAGGACTCTCAAGGAGACCCTCATCAGGGGGACAAGGGGCATCTGCGGAGAGTTCTGGGTCCTTGAGGATATCAATTTCTCGGTGGACGAGGGGGAGTGCTGGGGAGTCATGGGGGCGAACGGCGCGGGAAAGACCACGCTCTTCAGGCTCATAGCCCGCATTCTTCAGCCCACGAGGGGAAAAATCTCAACTTCCGGAAGAATCAGCGCCATCCTGGACCTGGGTGTGGGTTTCCACCCTGATTTCACAGGACGTGAAAATATCTTCACCTATGGCGCCATACTGGGAGTTCCCTCGAGGGAGCTGCGGGCGAGGCTCGATGAGATTGTCGCCTTTTCAGGGCTTGAGGATTTTCTGGAAGAGCCTCTCCGCTCGTATTCATCGGGGATGGCGGCGCGCCTGGCATTCTCCGTGGCGGTCCACGCAGGCCCATCGATTATCCTGCTGGACGAGATCCTCACCGTGGGCGACAGGGGCTTCCAGCGCAGGTGCCTGGAGAAGCTCAAGGCTCTCAAGAGCGAGGGAAAAACCATTCTGATCATCTCTCACAGCCCCGAGCTTCTCGCGGAGATCTGCCCCCGCTCCCTCCTCATAGAGGGCCACAGGCTCTCCGCCAGGGGTGAGACCGCTGAAATCGCCCGGCAGTATTGTGAGATCACCAGGAGTGAGAAAGGGGCCGACGATGAGAGAGCCTGCTGA
- a CDS encoding ABC transporter permease — translation MRERLKTLFHFRELLMSLFMRDLTMKYRGSALGFLWALINPLITLAILSVVFTRVLRMGIPHYPLFLFCALIPWNFLQQSLQAATMSLPLYGPVVTRAAFPREVIPLSLLFSNFVHTFLVGLVINVALIILYRIPVGAALLYIPLICMVQVLFTAGIALILSCLQVYYRDVNVLLTHGLTFWFYATPILYPLSMVPEPYAAWIAWNPLTGIIMAYRNAILFAGAPPWALFSWSALAAFITFLAGYHLFNRHQDFFAEEL, via the coding sequence GTGAGAGAGAGACTCAAGACCCTTTTCCATTTCCGCGAGCTTCTCATGAGCCTCTTCATGAGGGACCTGACTATGAAATACCGCGGGTCGGCGCTTGGCTTTCTGTGGGCCCTCATCAATCCCCTCATCACCCTTGCCATACTCTCGGTGGTCTTCACGAGGGTCCTCAGGATGGGCATTCCCCATTACCCCCTTTTCCTCTTCTGTGCCCTCATCCCGTGGAACTTCCTCCAGCAGAGCCTCCAGGCCGCCACCATGTCGCTGCCTCTCTACGGGCCCGTAGTCACCAGGGCGGCCTTCCCCCGGGAGGTGATCCCCCTGTCGCTGCTCTTCTCCAACTTTGTCCACACCTTCCTCGTAGGGCTCGTGATAAACGTCGCCCTCATCATCCTCTACAGGATTCCCGTGGGAGCGGCTCTCCTCTATATCCCCCTTATCTGCATGGTGCAGGTGCTGTTCACCGCCGGTATCGCCCTTATCCTCTCGTGCCTCCAGGTATATTACCGTGACGTGAACGTCCTTCTCACCCATGGCCTTACCTTCTGGTTTTATGCCACGCCGATCCTCTACCCCCTCTCGATGGTGCCTGAGCCTTATGCCGCGTGGATTGCATGGAACCCTCTCACCGGTATCATCATGGCATACCGGAACGCCATCCTATTTGCCGGGGCTCCTCCATGGGCGCTGTTCTCGTGGAGCGCCCTCGCGGCTTTCATCACTTTCCTGGCCGGTTACCATCTTTTTAACCGCCACCAGGATTTTTTTGCCGAGGAGCTATGA
- a CDS encoding glycosyltransferase yields MSQKAPLTLYATRPGTSGYGKVAAGILKGLGGEGYAVRFRPFKEISAEASSPAAPHEATEDDGAITLCLAPPYAFAAGRGRYRIGYTSHETTELPESWPPLLNRMDEIWVFSTFNERAFRASGVRAPIKVIPPGVNSDEFHPGKGEGLMELYGAFVFLSVGSFHHYKGLDVLIRAYLEEFRASDEVCLILKSYRYFNSPGCDPFLHAEKAVSEKGPGAPPLVVIDGPFRESLASLYRSADCYVSTSRGEGFCLPLLEAMACGIPVISSSFGGPGDYLTAETSYLADYRLVDVAPNDHPFHTRGQWAEVDLDHVKHLMRHVYEHRDEARSRAEKALDKVKRDHSAGRWAAAMASRLRSIEKRII; encoded by the coding sequence ATGAGCCAGAAGGCGCCGCTGACCCTTTACGCCACCCGTCCCGGCACGTCAGGCTATGGAAAAGTGGCCGCGGGAATCCTGAAAGGCCTTGGAGGGGAAGGCTACGCCGTCCGCTTCAGGCCCTTCAAAGAGATCTCGGCCGAGGCCTCCTCCCCGGCGGCTCCTCATGAGGCCACTGAGGACGACGGTGCCATAACCCTCTGCCTGGCGCCTCCCTATGCTTTCGCTGCAGGGAGGGGACGGTACAGAATAGGCTACACGTCCCATGAGACCACGGAGCTCCCCGAAAGCTGGCCGCCTCTGCTGAACCGCATGGACGAGATCTGGGTATTTTCCACTTTTAACGAGAGAGCATTCAGAGCTTCCGGGGTGCGGGCTCCCATAAAGGTAATTCCTCCCGGCGTCAACAGCGATGAATTCCATCCTGGAAAGGGAGAAGGCCTGATGGAGCTTTACGGGGCCTTTGTCTTTCTCTCCGTCGGGAGCTTTCACCATTACAAGGGCCTCGACGTGCTCATCAGGGCATACCTGGAGGAGTTCAGGGCCTCCGACGAGGTGTGCCTGATCCTGAAAAGCTACCGGTATTTTAATTCCCCAGGGTGCGATCCTTTTCTCCATGCCGAGAAAGCGGTCTCTGAAAAAGGCCCCGGCGCCCCGCCCCTCGTGGTCATTGACGGGCCCTTCAGGGAATCCCTGGCCTCCCTCTACCGGAGCGCCGATTGCTATGTGAGCACAAGCAGGGGTGAAGGATTCTGCCTCCCCCTGCTGGAAGCAATGGCATGCGGCATCCCTGTCATCTCCAGCAGTTTCGGCGGGCCCGGCGACTACCTCACGGCAGAAACGTCCTACCTGGCCGACTACAGACTGGTGGATGTCGCGCCCAATGACCACCCTTTCCACACCAGGGGGCAATGGGCCGAAGTAGATCTTGACCATGTAAAGCACCTGATGCGCCATGTATATGAGCACAGGGACGAGGCGCGGAGCAGAGCGGAAAAAGCGCTCGACAAAGTGAAGCGTGACCATTCTGCAGGCCGATGGGCCGCCGCCATGGCTTCGCGGCTGAGAAGCATTGAAAAGCGTATTATCTGA
- a CDS encoding radical SAM protein, translating to MKTETLKTKSPDYVRISLAAAMMLDLKGGLFHRNALSPCINVLLTYDSGCAGSCAYCGLSLNRKGSYKEKSFIRVKWDPYLLSDIIERIKARPGQVKRICISMITHQKACKDTITIAGEIRKSLDIPLSVLLSPSVTRKKHLDELKRAGVQMAGIAVDCAREDIFEEIRGKGVGGPHRWERYWECFHEALEIFGKGNVGIHLIVGLGESEREMVALMEKIHSSGGSTHLFSFFPEGNSRLSGHPRPSLGHYRRIQLARYLIDENMAGEFAFNPPGKLTSFGLDSERLEKVIASGLPFMTSGCPNSGAADCNRPYSDSMPGEAIRNFPFLPEPGDIAAIREELGTP from the coding sequence ATGAAGACAGAAACGCTGAAAACCAAAAGCCCCGATTACGTGAGGATAAGCCTTGCGGCGGCGATGATGCTTGATCTCAAGGGAGGGCTTTTCCACAGGAACGCCCTGTCGCCCTGCATCAACGTGCTTCTCACCTATGATTCAGGATGCGCGGGGAGCTGCGCCTATTGCGGACTCTCACTGAACCGGAAAGGCTCTTACAAGGAGAAGAGCTTTATCAGGGTAAAATGGGATCCCTACCTGCTCAGCGATATCATTGAGCGCATCAAGGCCAGGCCCGGGCAGGTGAAAAGAATATGCATCTCCATGATTACCCACCAGAAAGCCTGCAAAGATACCATAACCATCGCGGGAGAGATCAGGAAAAGCCTTGACATCCCCCTTTCTGTCCTCCTCTCCCCCTCGGTCACCAGAAAGAAACACCTTGATGAGCTGAAGAGGGCCGGCGTCCAGATGGCGGGCATTGCCGTGGACTGCGCAAGGGAGGACATTTTCGAGGAAATAAGGGGAAAAGGCGTGGGAGGCCCCCACCGCTGGGAGAGGTACTGGGAGTGCTTCCACGAGGCCCTGGAAATATTCGGGAAAGGGAACGTGGGCATCCACCTCATCGTGGGGCTTGGCGAGTCAGAAAGGGAGATGGTGGCCCTGATGGAGAAAATCCACTCGAGCGGGGGGAGCACCCATCTCTTCTCCTTTTTTCCTGAAGGGAACTCCAGGCTCTCAGGGCACCCAAGGCCTTCGCTTGGCCATTACCGCAGGATACAGCTTGCACGGTACCTCATCGATGAAAACATGGCAGGGGAATTTGCCTTTAATCCCCCGGGGAAGCTCACCTCTTTCGGGCTTGACAGCGAGAGGCTCGAGAAGGTCATCGCATCAGGGCTTCCCTTCATGACGAGCGGGTGCCCCAACAGCGGCGCCGCCGACTGCAACAGGCCCTATTCGGACTCAATGCCCGGCGAGGCCATAAGAAACTTCCCCTTTCTCCCGGAGCCCGGGGATATTGCAGCGATAAGAGAGGAACTGGGAACTCCCTGA
- a CDS encoding radical SAM protein yields the protein MVRASEKMKRARELSRERFGKRITFYHPGMFHYRGEWGKYPALSITADRCELACLHCRGKLLEPMIHAVTPEELVKKCRRIKEKGALGVLVTGGSSKKGELPWEGFTEALREVKNETGLFISVHSGIVDEALAGALKDAGVDQALIDIIGDDGTFREVCRVPFGIEKIAGSLDALHGKAIPVIPHIIVGLKGGKLQGEYRAIEMVKKYRPEIIVIVSFMPLAGTPMEKAAPPDPYEVADVLAEARLGNPDSLIALGCARERGRALIDILAVECGVNRIAIPADEAVKKAEEHGLAVTWEKTCCSLPEGFKGGIA from the coding sequence ATGGTGCGTGCCAGCGAGAAGATGAAAAGAGCCCGGGAGCTCTCAAGGGAGAGATTCGGGAAGAGGATAACTTTCTATCATCCCGGCATGTTTCATTACCGGGGGGAATGGGGAAAGTACCCCGCCCTCTCAATCACGGCGGACCGCTGCGAGCTGGCGTGCCTTCACTGCAGGGGAAAGCTTCTTGAGCCGATGATTCATGCGGTCACACCTGAGGAGCTGGTGAAGAAATGCCGCAGGATAAAGGAAAAAGGAGCCCTGGGCGTGCTGGTGACCGGCGGATCTTCAAAAAAGGGTGAGCTCCCCTGGGAAGGGTTTACCGAAGCGCTGCGGGAAGTGAAGAATGAGACGGGGCTCTTCATCTCGGTCCACAGCGGCATCGTGGACGAGGCCCTTGCAGGGGCATTGAAAGACGCCGGGGTGGATCAGGCCCTCATCGACATCATTGGTGACGACGGGACTTTCCGGGAGGTATGCCGGGTGCCCTTCGGCATCGAGAAGATCGCCGGGTCCCTCGATGCCCTTCATGGAAAGGCAATCCCTGTCATCCCCCACATCATCGTGGGCCTGAAGGGAGGAAAGCTTCAAGGGGAATACAGGGCCATTGAGATGGTGAAGAAATACCGCCCTGAAATAATTGTGATAGTATCGTTCATGCCCCTCGCAGGCACACCGATGGAGAAAGCCGCCCCACCAGATCCTTATGAGGTGGCCGATGTGCTTGCCGAGGCGCGCCTGGGGAACCCTGATTCCTTGATTGCCCTGGGGTGTGCAAGGGAGAGAGGAAGGGCCCTCATAGACATCCTGGCGGTGGAGTGCGGCGTGAACAGGATTGCCATACCGGCAGACGAGGCAGTGAAAAAAGCTGAAGAGCACGGCCTTGCCGTCACGTGGGAAAAGACGTGCTGCTCTCTGCCGGAAGGCTTTAAAGGAGGAATCGCATGA
- a CDS encoding NAD(P)/FAD-dependent oxidoreductase yields MRYCDVLVVGGGPAGSAAAAEAAKLGAETIIAEKQRTVGEPVRCAEFVPLMLLRELDIPAAAVSRSTTGMKTFLPGGEEIVSSLPGVMLHRNLFDQALAEYAAGEGAKLITGARCTEYRRGEVIMSAGSGEISIVPRVIIGADGPASTVGKWMGSVNKDFIIGLQYELPLAKPLEHTEIHFRHEFYGGYGWLFPKEHTARVGIGVRLSKPLSRRPYLRSLLAGFAESLAKQGKVKGDPLSFVSGLIPCGGPLRTVKDAIVLAGDAAGQTHAITGGGVPQAVLCGKMAGRAAARAAAAGSMELLQAYEKEWQLLFHDELARARKKRQLLESQWDTLDAVVKKTWVIFREYYREG; encoded by the coding sequence ATGCGGTACTGTGACGTGCTCGTCGTGGGCGGAGGGCCTGCAGGCTCCGCTGCAGCCGCCGAGGCCGCGAAGCTCGGCGCTGAGACCATCATCGCGGAAAAGCAGAGAACCGTGGGGGAGCCGGTGCGCTGCGCCGAATTTGTGCCCCTCATGCTGCTCCGTGAGCTGGACATCCCCGCAGCGGCCGTCAGCAGGAGCACCACAGGGATGAAGACCTTCCTTCCGGGAGGAGAGGAGATTGTCTCTTCCCTGCCTGGCGTGATGCTCCACAGGAACCTCTTTGACCAGGCCCTGGCGGAATATGCCGCAGGAGAAGGAGCGAAGCTCATCACCGGGGCCCGGTGCACAGAATACCGGCGGGGAGAAGTGATAATGTCAGCGGGCAGCGGAGAAATCTCCATAGTGCCCAGGGTAATCATCGGCGCCGACGGCCCCGCCTCCACCGTGGGAAAATGGATGGGAAGCGTGAATAAGGACTTTATCATAGGCCTGCAGTACGAGCTCCCCCTTGCAAAGCCTCTTGAGCACACGGAGATACATTTCCGGCATGAGTTTTACGGAGGCTACGGCTGGCTCTTTCCCAAGGAGCACACGGCGAGGGTCGGCATAGGAGTGAGGCTCTCGAAGCCGCTCAGCAGGAGGCCTTACCTCAGGAGCCTCCTCGCGGGCTTTGCCGAAAGCCTCGCAAAGCAAGGAAAGGTAAAAGGCGATCCCCTCTCCTTCGTGTCGGGGCTCATTCCCTGCGGCGGGCCTCTCAGAACGGTGAAGGACGCCATCGTGCTCGCAGGCGACGCTGCAGGGCAGACTCATGCCATCACGGGAGGCGGCGTTCCCCAGGCGGTCTTATGCGGGAAAATGGCGGGCAGGGCCGCCGCGAGAGCCGCTGCCGCAGGCTCCATGGAGCTCCTCCAAGCCTACGAAAAGGAATGGCAGCTCCTCTTCCATGACGAGCTTGCAAGGGCCCGGAAGAAAAGGCAGCTCCTCGAGTCGCAGTGGGACACCCTTGATGCTGTCGTAAAGAAGACCTGGGTCATTTTCAGAGAATATTACCGGGAGGGGTAA
- a CDS encoding DUF116 domain-containing protein: MNTWRILDTGALPAAENMALDEALLQARARGESPDTLRFLQFSPPAVLVGQHQCLSHEVRLDYCTGRKLDLNRRITGGGAILFDESQLGWEIIAAKDSFGLGLPTIDFFRRLCEPLVRALEKLGLKASFRPRNDVEIEGRKISGTGGTDEGPAFFFQGTLLVDFDIATMLRALRVPIEKLREKELRHARERVTCLKWELGRVPSAVELKRLIAGSFSEVFKVTLREGGLTASEQERFAEKLPLFSSREYVDKVKMPGAEQPLVHSLHRAEGGLLRTSLIVSTKTKRILDIVITGDFFSCPPRAMADLEASLKGTPSDREAVERSLARFFEGGNARFPGVSPADFAGAIEKALEKVQVTEWGIPLSHANDIFLTGGSFRKVAGHSPRHMLLPYCAKPLDCRYRQQKECALCGRCTVGKAYELARDRGLEAVSITSFEDLKATLVRLKEQRKASFIGCCCEGFYRKHLEDFDEAGVPGILLNIDDTTCYELGKEEEAYHGAFENETTLKIGLLERVLDAVL; this comes from the coding sequence GTGAATACCTGGCGCATCCTTGACACGGGAGCCCTCCCGGCCGCTGAAAATATGGCGCTTGACGAAGCCCTTCTCCAGGCGCGGGCCCGGGGCGAGAGCCCCGACACGCTGAGGTTTCTCCAGTTCTCCCCGCCTGCGGTGCTGGTGGGGCAGCATCAATGCCTCAGCCACGAGGTGCGCCTCGATTACTGCACCGGGAGAAAGCTTGACCTGAACAGGAGGATCACCGGCGGCGGCGCCATCCTCTTCGACGAGTCGCAGCTGGGGTGGGAGATCATCGCGGCAAAGGATTCCTTCGGCCTTGGCCTTCCCACCATCGACTTCTTCAGGAGGCTCTGCGAGCCCCTCGTGAGAGCCCTGGAGAAGCTGGGGCTCAAGGCCTCCTTCAGGCCGAGAAATGACGTGGAAATCGAGGGGAGAAAAATCTCCGGCACGGGAGGCACCGACGAAGGGCCCGCCTTCTTCTTCCAGGGAACCCTGCTGGTGGATTTTGACATCGCCACGATGCTCAGGGCCCTGAGAGTCCCCATTGAAAAGCTCCGTGAGAAGGAGCTCCGCCATGCGCGGGAAAGAGTCACGTGCCTCAAGTGGGAGCTCGGAAGAGTGCCATCGGCCGTAGAGCTGAAGCGCCTCATCGCCGGGAGCTTCAGCGAGGTCTTCAAGGTCACCCTCAGGGAGGGAGGCCTCACGGCTTCAGAACAGGAGCGCTTTGCAGAGAAGCTCCCCCTTTTTTCTTCCCGGGAGTACGTGGACAAGGTGAAAATGCCCGGTGCCGAGCAGCCTCTGGTCCACTCCCTCCACAGGGCCGAAGGGGGCCTCCTCAGGACTTCCCTGATAGTCAGCACAAAGACAAAGAGAATTCTTGACATCGTGATCACCGGGGACTTTTTTTCCTGCCCCCCGAGAGCCATGGCGGACCTGGAGGCATCACTGAAAGGAACCCCCTCCGACAGGGAGGCAGTAGAGCGCAGCCTTGCCAGGTTCTTTGAAGGGGGTAACGCCCGGTTCCCGGGAGTCTCCCCTGCTGATTTCGCAGGGGCCATAGAAAAGGCCCTGGAAAAGGTGCAGGTCACCGAATGGGGCATTCCTCTCTCCCATGCCAATGACATCTTCCTGACAGGGGGCTCCTTCAGGAAAGTGGCCGGCCATTCGCCGCGGCACATGCTCCTCCCTTACTGCGCGAAGCCTCTTGACTGCCGCTACCGCCAGCAGAAAGAGTGCGCACTCTGCGGGAGATGCACCGTCGGCAAAGCTTACGAGCTTGCCAGGGACAGGGGCCTTGAAGCCGTGAGCATCACCAGCTTTGAAGACCTCAAGGCCACGCTCGTGAGGCTCAAGGAACAAAGGAAGGCCTCTTTCATAGGCTGCTGCTGCGAAGGCTTCTATCGGAAGCACCTGGAGGACTTTGACGAAGCCGGCGTTCCCGGCATACTGCTCAATATCGATGATACGACGTGCTATGAGCTGGGCAAGGAGGAAGAGGCCTACCACGGGGCCTTTGAAAACGAGACGACGCTGAAAATCGGCCTCCTGGAAAGGGTCCTTGATGCGGTACTGTGA
- a CDS encoding adenine phosphoribosyltransferase: MKEKLTEKIRTIPNWPKEGIMFRDITTLLKDPEGFNLMIDIFSTRYRDMGINAVAGIESRGFIVGSVLAHRLKVGFIPIRKPGKLPAETVSEEYTLEYGKDRVEIHKDALEKGSRVLLVDDLIATGGTALAACNLLKKLGAEILECCFIVDLPDLGGKKKLEDAGYKVFNLVEFEGD; encoded by the coding sequence ATCAAGGAGAAGCTCACGGAAAAGATAAGGACCATCCCCAACTGGCCCAAGGAAGGCATCATGTTCAGGGATATCACGACGCTTCTCAAGGACCCCGAGGGATTCAACCTCATGATAGATATCTTCTCCACGCGCTACAGGGACATGGGGATCAACGCCGTGGCAGGGATAGAATCGAGGGGCTTCATAGTCGGGTCGGTGCTGGCCCACAGGCTCAAGGTGGGATTCATCCCCATAAGAAAGCCGGGAAAGCTCCCCGCCGAGACCGTGTCGGAAGAATACACCCTTGAATACGGCAAGGACAGGGTAGAGATTCACAAGGACGCCCTGGAGAAGGGAAGCCGGGTCCTCCTGGTGGATGATCTCATCGCCACGGGGGGAACGGCCCTGGCAGCCTGCAATCTCCTGAAGAAACTGGGCGCCGAGATCCTCGAGTGCTGCTTTATTGTCGATCTCCCCGACCTGGGGGGAAAGAAAAAGCTTGAGGATGCCGGGTACAAGGTCTTCAACCTCGTGGAATTTGAAGGTGACTAG
- a CDS encoding NCS2 family permease, with translation MLEKLFKLGENGTDVKTEVRGGIVTFLTMSYIIFVNPAILAAFNKTGMDFNAVMVATCISAALATLIMGLYANYPIAQAPLMGENAFFAATVIMSMGIPWQAALGAVFISGLLFLLLTFARVREIILDSVPQGLKYSIAAGIGLFIAFIGLQQGGIIVGNPVTMVSMGSLIGRPALLTIAGIIITGTLMIRRVKGAILWGMLISTVIALVTGMVQPDMKNGLLGALVSVPPSLEPTMLKLDLKGALTVTMIPVITVFLFMLLFDTVGTLIGVAQPAGLLRDGKLPRADKALLSDAVATCAGALMGTSTVSSYIESATGISEGARTGLANMVTGLLFLVALFFSPLVRLIGGGCVENGNPFNPITAPVLILVGCLMLTNIKHIDTDDFTETIPAFLTIMATPLTYNIAYGLALGFISYPVLKLLSGRGREVSPVVYITAVILACGLLFKELYFKG, from the coding sequence ATGCTGGAAAAACTTTTTAAACTCGGCGAGAACGGGACAGACGTGAAGACGGAGGTCAGGGGAGGCATCGTGACCTTTCTTACCATGAGCTACATTATTTTCGTGAACCCCGCCATCCTCGCCGCCTTTAACAAGACCGGCATGGACTTCAACGCCGTCATGGTGGCCACATGCATCTCGGCGGCGCTTGCCACGCTCATAATGGGCCTCTACGCGAACTATCCCATTGCCCAGGCGCCCCTGATGGGCGAAAACGCTTTTTTTGCCGCCACGGTCATCATGAGCATGGGAATCCCCTGGCAGGCGGCCCTTGGCGCCGTATTCATCTCGGGTCTCCTTTTCCTGCTCCTCACCTTTGCCAGGGTCCGCGAGATAATCCTGGACTCCGTGCCTCAGGGCCTGAAATACTCGATAGCTGCGGGCATAGGTCTTTTCATCGCTTTCATAGGGCTCCAGCAGGGCGGCATCATCGTCGGCAACCCCGTCACCATGGTTTCCATGGGGTCTCTTATCGGGAGGCCGGCTCTCCTCACCATTGCGGGGATTATCATCACAGGGACCCTGATGATCCGCAGAGTGAAGGGCGCCATACTCTGGGGGATGCTCATCTCCACCGTGATAGCCCTTGTGACGGGAATGGTCCAGCCTGATATGAAAAACGGCCTCCTCGGGGCCCTGGTCAGTGTCCCCCCTTCCCTTGAGCCCACCATGCTCAAGCTGGACCTGAAAGGGGCCCTCACGGTGACCATGATCCCCGTCATCACCGTGTTCCTCTTCATGCTTCTTTTTGACACCGTGGGCACCCTTATCGGCGTAGCCCAGCCTGCGGGCCTCCTCAGGGATGGCAAGCTTCCCAGGGCGGACAAGGCACTTCTCTCCGATGCCGTTGCCACCTGTGCCGGCGCCCTGATGGGCACCTCAACGGTGTCGAGCTACATTGAGAGCGCCACGGGCATCTCCGAAGGGGCCCGGACAGGCCTTGCCAACATGGTCACGGGCCTTCTCTTTCTTGTCGCCCTTTTCTTCTCACCGCTTGTGCGCCTTATCGGAGGAGGCTGCGTGGAGAACGGCAATCCATTCAACCCCATAACGGCACCAGTCTTAATACTCGTGGGATGCCTCATGCTCACCAATATAAAGCATATCGATACCGATGACTTTACCGAAACGATACCTGCCTTTCTCACCATCATGGCCACTCCCCTCACTTACAATATTGCCTATGGGCTCGCCCTGGGCTTCATCTCCTACCCTGTGCTGAAGCTCCTCTCGGGGAGGGGCAGGGAAGTGAGCCCCGTGGTGTATATCACGGCAGTGATCCTGGCCTGCGGCCTCCTCTTCAAGGAGCTCTACTTCAAAGGCTAG
- a CDS encoding radical SAM protein yields MKKDIPTSSREYYRLIERDGAFRAGLASLCAPRQITWHITYRCNLDCLHCGVASMNRSCTYTERDELTFREVCRIIDEGAASGVKSLYFTGGEPFMRSDMLDILRYSRQKGMKTGMVSNGTLITGKVARDLMRLEIGEIMVSLDGASPATYDVLRQRKGAFRKALRGLENLVEAKKVSGSGTIVCTNTVLVKDTLEELPAIAALSCRTGADEVRVQPYIPGTEHDGRLIFRERGHVRRILREFEKAVAPPAFCDPDMVAQAAHLLARGERFAPRCMAPSLSSFVTPPGEVYPCCFLCELGEFLMGSLKRDSLEAIWGKRLYSKLREDMLECLSFSRCRACAALPELAGRDLLEEALREQALPSPAI; encoded by the coding sequence ATGAAAAAAGACATACCCACCAGTTCCCGGGAATATTACCGGCTCATCGAGCGTGACGGAGCCTTCCGCGCAGGGCTTGCCTCTCTCTGTGCCCCGCGCCAGATCACGTGGCATATCACTTACCGCTGCAACCTGGACTGCCTCCACTGCGGCGTGGCCTCCATGAACAGGAGCTGCACTTACACCGAAAGAGATGAGCTCACGTTCCGCGAGGTCTGCCGGATCATCGACGAGGGGGCCGCCTCAGGGGTGAAGTCGCTCTATTTCACTGGAGGAGAGCCCTTCATGAGGAGCGATATGCTGGATATCCTGAGATACAGCCGGCAAAAGGGCATGAAGACAGGGATGGTCTCAAACGGGACTCTCATTACCGGGAAGGTGGCTAGGGATCTCATGAGGCTCGAGATCGGCGAGATAATGGTAAGCCTTGACGGCGCCTCTCCCGCCACCTATGACGTCCTCAGGCAGCGGAAAGGTGCTTTCCGGAAGGCCCTGCGGGGGCTTGAGAACCTTGTGGAGGCAAAAAAGGTCTCGGGGAGCGGGACCATCGTATGCACCAATACGGTGCTGGTTAAGGACACCCTGGAAGAGCTCCCCGCCATTGCCGCCCTCTCCTGCCGGACAGGTGCCGATGAAGTGAGGGTGCAGCCCTATATTCCAGGTACCGAGCATGACGGCAGGCTCATTTTCCGGGAAAGAGGCCATGTCCGCAGGATACTCAGGGAGTTTGAGAAGGCCGTGGCCCCCCCTGCATTCTGTGATCCCGACATGGTGGCCCAGGCTGCCCATCTTCTCGCCAGGGGAGAGCGCTTCGCGCCGCGGTGCATGGCGCCTTCCCTGTCAAGTTTTGTCACGCCGCCCGGCGAGGTGTATCCCTGCTGCTTTCTCTGCGAGTTGGGCGAGTTCCTTATGGGGAGCCTGAAGAGGGACTCCCTGGAGGCCATATGGGGAAAGAGGCTCTACAGCAAGCTCCGTGAGGATATGCTTGAGTGCCTCTCCTTCAGTCGCTGCAGAGCATGTGCGGCGCTCCCTGAGCTTGCAGGCCGGGATCTGCTGGAAGAAGCACTCAGGGAGCAGGCTCTGCCGTCGCCGGCGATATGA
- a CDS encoding PqqD family protein, translating into MEIDEMYVARNEEIAWSELDDEVVLLDIDQGSYFSLNAVAADLWKLLDGSRTVASLVGEVLTLYDVEESQARQDVIRVVGDMVQKNLAVISPATAEPAP; encoded by the coding sequence ATGGAGATAGACGAGATGTATGTTGCCAGAAATGAGGAGATTGCCTGGAGCGAGCTTGATGACGAGGTGGTCCTGCTGGACATAGACCAGGGAAGCTACTTTTCTCTCAATGCCGTGGCGGCAGATCTCTGGAAGCTCCTGGACGGGAGCCGCACGGTGGCCTCTCTTGTCGGCGAGGTCCTCACCCTCTATGACGTCGAGGAGTCCCAGGCGCGCCAGGACGTGATAAGGGTGGTAGGCGACATGGTGCAGAAAAATCTCGCCGTCATATCGCCGGCGACGGCAGAGCCTGCTCCCTGA